A genome region from Streptomyces sp. NBC_01296 includes the following:
- a CDS encoding serine hydrolase domain-containing protein → MNQAVPFTTAETSGLHDALREIVADGATPGGVVVCGTAAGDRTVRSAGVVSPFTGPGTPDASTVYDIASLTKVTATWPLVGRAVDAGLLELDTPVREFLPAMDGAMPSAEATVRQLLSHTSGLRAATRLDLYDLTARPLHELICRELMENLPGTHRYINRGYILLGLALAHVHRQPLDELAAVLWAELGMEDTAYGPVEQSPRVAPTERHDGHDRLWGAVHDENAAVMGGVAGHAGVFAPAADLATYAEHLLAGDGSPLGGWLRAGLVPQAEIEPGLQRGLGWILAAGGTVAYHHGFTGTSLHLAPATGRYVVITTNAVHNGAASRIRITPLRERALKTLAAG, encoded by the coding sequence ATGAACCAGGCCGTACCGTTCACGACCGCCGAGACCAGCGGACTGCACGACGCGCTGCGCGAGATCGTCGCCGACGGCGCCACCCCGGGCGGGGTCGTCGTCTGCGGTACGGCGGCCGGGGACCGCACCGTCCGCTCGGCCGGCGTCGTCTCCCCGTTCACGGGCCCCGGCACTCCCGACGCGAGCACCGTCTACGACATCGCGTCCCTGACGAAGGTCACCGCGACCTGGCCGCTCGTGGGCCGTGCCGTCGACGCGGGCCTGCTCGAGCTCGACACCCCCGTACGGGAGTTCCTGCCGGCCATGGACGGGGCGATGCCGAGCGCGGAGGCCACCGTGCGGCAGCTGCTCTCGCACACCTCCGGCCTGCGGGCCGCCACCCGGCTCGACCTCTACGACCTGACCGCGAGGCCCCTGCACGAGCTGATCTGCCGCGAGCTCATGGAGAACCTGCCGGGCACCCACCGCTACATCAACCGCGGCTACATCCTCCTCGGCCTCGCGCTCGCCCACGTCCACCGGCAGCCGCTGGACGAGCTCGCCGCCGTCCTGTGGGCGGAGCTGGGCATGGAGGACACCGCGTACGGGCCCGTCGAGCAGTCGCCCCGGGTCGCGCCGACCGAGCGGCACGACGGCCACGACCGGCTCTGGGGTGCGGTCCACGACGAGAACGCGGCCGTCATGGGCGGCGTCGCCGGCCACGCCGGGGTCTTCGCTCCGGCCGCCGACCTCGCCACGTACGCCGAGCACCTGCTCGCCGGGGACGGGAGCCCGCTGGGCGGGTGGCTGCGGGCCGGCCTCGTCCCGCAGGCCGAGATCGAGCCCGGTCTGCAGCGCGGCCTGGGCTGGATCCTCGCCGCCGGAGGCACGGTGGCCTACCACCACGGATTCACCGGTACGAGTCTCCACCTCGCTCCCGCCACCGGCCGGTACGTGGTGATCACCACCAATGCCGTCCACAACGGCGCCGCCTCGCGCATCCGGATCACCCCGCTGCGCGAGCGGGCCCTCAAGACCCTCGCGGCCGGCTGA
- a CDS encoding FAD-binding oxidoreductase — protein MGASTAPVPLPDPVRLDDSAYHELARSFRGSLVRAGDAPYEERRRIWNGAIDRHPALIAPCTGSADVVAALKWAVETGAPVAVRSGGHSFPGHSVCDGGVVIDLSGMKEVRVDPEARTVRVQAGVLLGELDAATQPFGLAVPSGIVTHTGVAGLTLGGGIGWLSRKYGLSVDQLLSVDLVTAGGDRVTASASHEPELFWGMRGAGGNFGIVTEFTFRLNPVGPTVLAGPVMWPVEDAAQVLGFYREWIAGVPDELTTIVVHRKVPPLPAIPPELYGRRVVMVIGCWVGEVGAGEDVMRPMREFGRPLLDLCRPKPYLAHQAMFDPSFPHGWWYYFRGCGLDRLADGVVETMAEYAARIASPQSGFPLFQLGGAVARVGEDDTAVGGRGLGHMLNINGIRETAEGFADECRWVREFWSALEPYHAGVYVNFLMDEGEQRIRQAYGARERKLDRLRALKAQWDPGNVFRLNQNIPPAARTAA, from the coding sequence ATGGGTGCCTCGACTGCGCCGGTACCGCTGCCCGATCCGGTCCGGCTGGACGACTCCGCGTACCACGAGCTGGCGCGTTCCTTCCGGGGGAGCCTGGTGCGGGCCGGGGACGCCCCGTACGAGGAGCGCCGGCGGATCTGGAACGGCGCGATCGACCGGCATCCCGCCCTGATCGCCCCCTGCACCGGTTCGGCCGATGTGGTGGCGGCGCTGAAGTGGGCGGTGGAGACGGGTGCGCCGGTCGCGGTGCGCAGCGGCGGGCACAGCTTCCCCGGGCATTCGGTCTGCGACGGCGGCGTGGTGATCGACCTGTCGGGGATGAAGGAGGTCCGGGTGGACCCCGAGGCCCGTACGGTCCGGGTCCAGGCGGGGGTGCTGCTCGGAGAGCTGGACGCGGCGACGCAGCCGTTCGGGCTGGCGGTGCCGTCGGGGATCGTGACGCACACGGGGGTCGCGGGGCTCACCCTGGGCGGCGGGATCGGCTGGCTGAGCCGCAAGTACGGGCTGAGCGTGGACCAGCTGCTGTCGGTGGACCTGGTCACCGCGGGCGGGGACCGGGTCACGGCGAGCGCCTCGCACGAGCCGGAGCTGTTCTGGGGGATGCGCGGGGCGGGCGGCAATTTCGGGATCGTCACGGAGTTCACGTTCCGGCTGAACCCGGTCGGCCCGACCGTGCTCGCCGGGCCGGTGATGTGGCCGGTGGAGGATGCGGCGCAGGTGCTCGGCTTCTACCGGGAGTGGATCGCGGGGGTGCCCGACGAGCTGACGACGATCGTGGTCCACCGCAAGGTCCCGCCGCTGCCGGCGATCCCGCCGGAGCTGTACGGCCGGCGGGTGGTGATGGTGATCGGCTGCTGGGTGGGGGAGGTGGGGGCCGGTGAGGACGTGATGCGGCCGATGCGGGAGTTCGGGCGGCCGCTGCTGGATCTGTGCCGGCCCAAGCCGTACCTGGCGCACCAGGCGATGTTCGACCCGTCGTTCCCGCACGGCTGGTGGTACTACTTCCGGGGCTGCGGCCTCGACCGGCTCGCCGACGGGGTGGTGGAGACGATGGCCGAGTACGCGGCGCGGATCGCCTCGCCGCAGAGCGGGTTCCCGCTGTTCCAGCTGGGCGGCGCGGTGGCCCGGGTCGGCGAGGACGACACGGCGGTCGGCGGGCGGGGTCTGGGCCACATGCTCAACATCAACGGGATCCGGGAGACGGCGGAGGGTTTCGCCGATGAGTGCCGGTGGGTCCGGGAGTTCTGGTCCGCGCTGGAGCCGTACCACGCGGGTGTGTACGTGAACTTCCTGATGGACGAGGGCGAGCAGCGGATACGCCAGGCCTACGGTGCGCGGGAGCGGAAGCTGGACCGGCTGCGGGCGCTGAAGGCGCAGTGGGACCCGGGGAACGTGTTCCGCCTCAACCAGAACATCCCGCCGGCGGCCCGGACCGCCGCCTAG
- a CDS encoding Mut7-C RNAse domain-containing protein, with the protein MNGPGIQLTLAPELRLFAPPSRRAERVPTATDGASSLGHVVESAGVPLTEVGRLLVDGREVPVSYVPSAGQSVEVFGVERPQHVPGAPPLRFLLDVHLGTLARRLRLLGVDAAYENEDIGDPALATRSAAEQRVLLSRDRGLLRRRELFAGAYVYSDNPDEQLRDVLGRFAPALTPWTRCTACNGPLRSADKDSVGDRLESGTHRSYDVFAQCTACERVYWRGAHHARLERIVSEAVEEFGGVATP; encoded by the coding sequence GTGAACGGACCCGGCATTCAGCTCACCCTCGCCCCCGAACTACGCCTGTTCGCCCCGCCCAGCCGGCGGGCCGAACGCGTACCGACGGCCACCGACGGCGCCTCCAGCCTCGGCCACGTCGTCGAATCGGCCGGCGTCCCGCTCACCGAGGTCGGCCGGCTCCTCGTCGACGGCCGCGAGGTCCCCGTCTCGTACGTGCCCAGCGCCGGGCAGTCCGTCGAGGTCTTCGGCGTCGAACGGCCCCAGCACGTCCCCGGCGCCCCGCCGCTGCGCTTCCTCCTCGACGTCCACCTCGGCACCCTCGCCCGCCGCCTGCGCCTGCTCGGCGTGGACGCCGCGTACGAGAACGAGGACATCGGCGACCCCGCCCTCGCCACCCGCTCCGCCGCCGAGCAGCGCGTCCTGCTCTCCCGCGACCGCGGACTGCTGCGCCGCCGCGAGCTCTTCGCCGGCGCGTACGTCTACAGCGACAACCCCGACGAGCAACTGCGCGACGTCCTCGGCCGGTTCGCCCCCGCCCTCACCCCGTGGACCCGCTGCACCGCGTGCAACGGGCCCCTGCGCAGCGCGGACAAGGACAGCGTCGGCGACCGTCTCGAGAGCGGCACGCACCGCTCGTACGACGTCTTCGCCCAGTGCACGGCGTGCGAGCGCGTCTACTGGCGCGGCGCCCACCACGCCCGCCTGGAGCGGATCGTCAGCGAGGCCGTGGAGGAGTTCGGCGGCGTGGCCACCCCGTAG
- a CDS encoding YnfA family protein yields MPIARSAALFALAALLEIGGAWLVWQGVREHKGWAWIGAGVIALGLYGFVATLQPQGDFARVLAAYGGVFVAGSLVWGMAADGYRPDRWDIAGALVCLAGMAVIMYAPRGR; encoded by the coding sequence ATGCCGATCGCCCGCTCCGCCGCCCTGTTCGCGCTCGCCGCCCTCCTCGAGATCGGCGGCGCGTGGCTCGTCTGGCAGGGCGTCCGCGAGCACAAGGGCTGGGCCTGGATCGGCGCCGGCGTCATCGCCCTCGGCCTCTACGGCTTCGTCGCCACCCTCCAGCCCCAGGGCGACTTCGCCCGCGTCCTCGCCGCGTACGGCGGGGTCTTCGTCGCCGGCTCCCTCGTATGGGGCATGGCCGCCGACGGCTACCGCCCCGACCGCTGGGACATCGCCGGCGCCCTCGTCTGCCTCGCCGGCATGGCGGTGATCATGTACGCCCCGCGCGGCCGCTGA
- a CDS encoding SDR family NAD(P)-dependent oxidoreductase: MSTATRTAVVTGASSGIGAATARQLADAGYHVVLTARRKDRIEALAAELTAAGHSAAAHALDVTDRPAVDAFAASLDRCDVLVNNAGGAIGAEPVATGDPADWRTMYEVNVIGTLNLTQALLPALVASGDGTVVVLSSTAGHSTYEGGAGYVAAKNGARVLAETLRLEIVGQPVRVIEIAPGMVKTEEFAKTRFRGDADKAEKVYAGVAAPLTADDVADTITWAVTRPSHVNIDLLVVRPRAQASNTKVHRDL, from the coding sequence ATGAGCACGGCCACCCGAACCGCCGTAGTCACCGGCGCGAGCAGCGGCATCGGCGCGGCCACCGCCCGGCAGCTCGCCGACGCCGGCTACCACGTCGTCCTCACGGCCCGCCGCAAGGACCGCATCGAGGCCCTCGCCGCGGAGCTGACGGCAGCCGGCCACTCCGCCGCGGCCCACGCCCTCGACGTCACCGACCGCCCGGCCGTCGACGCCTTCGCGGCCTCCCTCGACCGCTGCGACGTGCTCGTCAACAACGCCGGCGGCGCCATCGGAGCCGAGCCCGTCGCCACCGGCGACCCCGCCGACTGGCGCACGATGTACGAGGTCAACGTCATCGGCACGCTCAACCTCACCCAGGCCCTCCTCCCCGCCCTCGTCGCCTCCGGCGACGGCACGGTCGTGGTCCTGTCCTCCACCGCCGGCCACTCCACGTACGAGGGCGGCGCCGGCTACGTCGCCGCCAAGAACGGCGCCCGCGTCCTCGCCGAGACGCTCCGCCTGGAGATCGTCGGCCAGCCCGTCCGCGTCATCGAGATCGCCCCGGGCATGGTGAAGACCGAGGAATTCGCCAAGACCCGCTTCCGCGGCGACGCGGACAAGGCCGAAAAGGTCTATGCGGGCGTCGCGGCCCCCCTCACGGCCGACGACGTGGCCGACACCATCACCTGGGCCGTGACCCGCCCCAGCCACGTCAACATCGACCTCCTGGTGGTCCGCCCCCGCGCCCAGGCCTCGAACACCAAGGTCCACCGCGACCTCTAG
- a CDS encoding polysaccharide deacetylase family protein, which translates to MWRTRVMVAALAALSLGLGAAGSAQAGVGLPAVVSHVPTGEKVVFITIDDGWNHDPEAARILLEKRIPVSLFLLPGAASYDTGYFTRLVEDGRASVENHTVNHPDLTTLDAAGKDAEVCGAGERLAAAFGREPKLLRPPYGAVNDEVRAAAKACGVKALVTWTYDFTTWGETPPTPQLKAGDIVLLHFTPTLAADLERALGAAKAAGLKPAALMPHLKAAGIV; encoded by the coding sequence ATGTGGAGAACTCGTGTGATGGTTGCCGCGCTCGCGGCGTTGTCGCTTGGCCTCGGGGCTGCCGGGTCGGCTCAGGCCGGGGTGGGGCTGCCGGCCGTCGTGTCGCATGTGCCGACCGGGGAGAAGGTCGTCTTCATCACCATCGACGACGGGTGGAATCACGACCCCGAGGCTGCGCGGATCCTGCTGGAGAAGCGGATCCCGGTGTCGTTGTTCCTGCTGCCCGGGGCGGCCTCGTACGACACCGGGTACTTCACCCGGCTCGTGGAGGACGGGCGGGCGAGTGTGGAGAACCACACCGTCAACCATCCGGACCTGACCACGCTCGACGCCGCCGGGAAGGACGCCGAGGTGTGCGGGGCCGGGGAGCGGTTGGCGGCGGCTTTCGGGCGGGAGCCGAAGCTGCTGCGGCCGCCGTACGGGGCCGTGAACGACGAGGTGCGGGCCGCGGCCAAGGCGTGCGGGGTGAAGGCGCTGGTCACGTGGACGTACGACTTCACGACCTGGGGCGAGACGCCGCCGACTCCGCAGCTCAAGGCCGGGGACATCGTGCTGCTGCACTTCACGCCGACGCTGGCCGCGGATCTGGAGCGGGCCCTGGGCGCGGCGAAGGCCGCCGGGTTGAAGCCGGCGGCCCTCATGCCGCACCTGAAGGCGGCGGGAATCGTCTAG
- a CDS encoding RtcB family protein, with amino-acid sequence MSYVEVPGAKVPIRMWTDPASVEAGAMQQLHNVATLPWIKGLAVMPDVHYGKGATVGSVIAMKDAVCPAAVGVDIGCGMSAVKTSLTANDLPGDLSKLRSKIEQAIPVGAGMHRDPVDPDRLYGFPDAGFGDLWERFDYVADAVKFRRDRALRQMGSLGQGNHFCELCIDTSGSVWLMLHSGSRNIGNELAAFHIDVARGLSHNQGLVDRDLAVFLAATPEMEAYRNDLFWAQEYAKYNRAVMMSLFKEVIRREFRKAKVSFDREISCHHNYVAEERYDGMDLLVTRKGAIRAGSGDYGIIPGSMGTGSYIVKGLGNEKSFNSASHGAGRKMSRTAAKKRFSARDLADQTKGVECRKDSGVVDEIPGAYKSIEQVIDQQTDLVQVVAKLKQVICIKG; translated from the coding sequence ATGTCGTATGTAGAGGTACCGGGGGCGAAGGTCCCGATCCGGATGTGGACCGACCCGGCCTCGGTCGAGGCCGGCGCGATGCAGCAGCTGCACAACGTCGCCACCCTTCCGTGGATCAAGGGCCTGGCGGTCATGCCGGACGTCCACTACGGCAAGGGCGCCACGGTCGGCTCGGTGATCGCGATGAAGGACGCGGTGTGCCCGGCGGCGGTGGGCGTGGACATCGGCTGCGGCATGTCCGCGGTGAAGACGTCCCTGACGGCGAACGACCTCCCGGGGGACCTGTCCAAGCTCCGCTCGAAGATCGAGCAGGCGATCCCGGTGGGTGCGGGCATGCACCGCGACCCGGTGGACCCGGACCGGCTGTACGGGTTCCCGGACGCGGGGTTCGGGGACCTGTGGGAGCGGTTCGACTACGTCGCGGATGCGGTGAAGTTCCGGCGGGACCGGGCGCTGAGGCAAATGGGAAGCCTTGGCCAAGGCAATCACTTTTGCGAACTTTGTATCGATACGTCCGGTTCGGTGTGGCTCATGCTGCACTCGGGCTCGCGGAACATCGGCAACGAGCTGGCCGCCTTCCACATCGACGTGGCCCGTGGACTCTCGCACAACCAGGGGTTGGTGGACCGTGACCTCGCGGTCTTCCTCGCGGCGACGCCCGAGATGGAGGCCTACCGCAACGACCTCTTCTGGGCACAGGAGTACGCCAAGTACAACCGGGCCGTGATGATGAGCCTGTTCAAGGAGGTAATCCGCCGGGAGTTCCGGAAGGCGAAGGTCTCCTTCGACCGGGAGATCAGCTGCCACCACAACTACGTGGCGGAGGAGCGGTACGACGGCATGGACCTGCTGGTCACGCGCAAGGGCGCGATCCGCGCCGGCAGCGGCGACTACGGAATCATCCCGGGTTCCATGGGGACGGGCTCTTACATCGTGAAGGGCCTCGGCAACGAGAAGTCCTTCAACTCGGCCTCGCACGGCGCGGGCCGGAAGATGAGCCGGACGGCCGCGAAGAAGCGCTTCTCGGCGCGCGACCTGGCGGATCAGACCAAGGGCGTCGAGTGCCGCAAGGACTCGGGCGTGGTCGACGAGATCCCGGGCGCCTATAAGTCGATCGAGCAGGTCATCGACCAGCAGACCGACCTCGTGCAGGTCGTGGCCAAGCTCAAGCAGGTCATCTGCATCAAGGGCTGA
- a CDS encoding DUF3558 domain-containing protein has translation MQRKAVRRRVLPGIAMLTALMAGLTGLTGCTSGNGVGDDTDSKAGDSSPAPAPAGKYRSLPAPCRAADGKRLKAMLPAADSLTDEQRTQLYAGTADTSYDGDRHVGCRWTAQTPEETRLLSVVFERVVSYDRTTMSDDDKARQVYVRRLTDAHLPFPGPTTSPATSPGTAPGTAPGTAPGAAASPGTSPAPTAPPAAGAPSTGQSPQPAGSPSAPPPELGSRVIEGLGTEAFLEDKLSAAGASAAQARTVRIVFRTSNVIVTVEYNVQPALPGTVPASPETQDKARQLAQALVERFND, from the coding sequence GTGCAGCGCAAGGCGGTACGGCGACGAGTCCTGCCGGGCATCGCGATGCTGACCGCACTCATGGCCGGCCTGACCGGCCTGACCGGGTGCACCAGCGGAAACGGCGTCGGGGACGACACCGACTCCAAGGCGGGGGACAGCAGCCCCGCACCCGCACCGGCCGGCAAGTACCGCAGCCTGCCCGCGCCGTGCAGGGCCGCCGACGGCAAGCGCCTCAAGGCCATGCTCCCGGCCGCGGACAGCCTCACCGACGAGCAGCGCACGCAGCTGTACGCCGGCACCGCGGACACCTCGTACGACGGCGACCGGCACGTCGGCTGCCGCTGGACGGCGCAGACGCCCGAGGAGACGCGGCTGCTGTCGGTCGTCTTCGAGCGCGTCGTCTCGTACGACCGGACCACCATGAGCGACGACGACAAGGCGCGGCAGGTGTACGTGCGCCGGCTGACGGACGCGCACCTGCCCTTCCCCGGCCCCACGACAAGCCCGGCCACCAGCCCCGGCACGGCCCCCGGCACGGCTCCGGGTACGGCCCCCGGCGCGGCGGCGAGCCCTGGTACGAGCCCCGCGCCCACCGCCCCGCCCGCCGCGGGCGCGCCCTCGACCGGGCAGTCGCCGCAGCCGGCCGGCAGCCCCTCCGCGCCGCCGCCCGAGCTCGGTTCCCGCGTCATCGAAGGACTCGGGACCGAGGCGTTCCTCGAGGACAAGCTGAGCGCGGCCGGCGCCAGCGCGGCGCAGGCGCGGACCGTGCGGATTGTGTTCCGCACCTCGAATGTGATCGTCACCGTCGAGTACAACGTGCAGCCCGCGCTGCCCGGTACGGTTCCGGCGAGCCCCGAAACCCAGGACAAGGCACGGCAGTTGGCGCAGGCTCTGGTCGAGCGTTTCAACGACTGA
- a CDS encoding DUF3558 family protein produces MHRSASRLTRVLACAAVPVILTVAGCSSDSSKDSGSGGDKKPGASSSAKPSGKASAALEKAAFATLPDPCKSVQTKTVETLVPEAKDKNGTATKSNDLTSRASCSWNGLDEDGLKGSQYRWLSISLVRYESHASLGGANKRAEDQFNKQVETAKTTEGAHDVKVEQATGIGDQASSVVYGVKKDVDFFNTTIVARTQNVVITLDYNGAAYEGAGAPDQAKLLENAIAAAKEAAASVGTANEQQKQPEQQASPSAQ; encoded by the coding sequence ATGCACCGATCAGCCTCGCGCCTCACTCGCGTTCTCGCCTGCGCAGCCGTCCCGGTGATCCTCACCGTCGCCGGCTGTTCGTCCGACTCGAGCAAGGACTCCGGTTCGGGCGGCGACAAGAAGCCCGGCGCTTCCTCTTCCGCCAAGCCGAGCGGCAAGGCGTCGGCCGCGCTGGAGAAGGCGGCGTTCGCGACGCTGCCCGACCCGTGCAAGTCGGTCCAGACGAAGACGGTCGAGACCCTCGTCCCCGAGGCGAAGGACAAGAACGGCACCGCGACCAAGTCGAACGACCTGACCTCCCGTGCCAGCTGCTCCTGGAACGGCCTGGACGAGGACGGCCTGAAGGGCTCGCAGTACCGCTGGCTGTCGATCTCCCTGGTCCGCTACGAGTCGCACGCCTCGCTCGGCGGCGCGAACAAGCGCGCCGAGGACCAGTTCAACAAGCAGGTCGAGACCGCGAAGACGACCGAGGGCGCGCACGACGTGAAGGTCGAGCAGGCGACCGGCATCGGCGACCAGGCGTCGTCGGTCGTGTACGGCGTGAAGAAGGACGTCGACTTCTTCAACACGACGATCGTGGCGCGCACGCAGAACGTCGTGATCACGCTCGACTACAACGGTGCGGCGTACGAGGGTGCCGGCGCTCCGGATCAGGCCAAGCTCCTCGAGAACGCGATCGCGGCGGCGAAGGAGGCGGCGGCCTCGGTCGGCACCGCCAACGAGCAGCAGAAGCAGCCTGAGCAGCAGGCTTCTCCCTCCGCGCAGTAG
- a CDS encoding DUF2637 domain-containing protein, whose amino-acid sequence MAAMQLTRTHRILIGVVVAGAVVIAGIGFAGSYAAVRALALQKGFGNFSLVFPIGIDMGICVLLALDLLLTWIRIPFPLLRQTAWLLTAATIAFNGAAAWPDPLGVGMHAVIPILFVVTVEAARHAVGRIADITADRHMEGVRITRWLLSPLPTFKLWRRMKLWELRSYEQAVGMEQDRLIYQARLQARYGRAWRRKAPVDALMPLRLARIGVPLSQTAPEGLAAAGIDPALLPPAAAAIATGGAISTPALAAGSSVTGIPGQAAIPGQTGQAGLVGAAAGIPGQPGQPGQPGLAAGQPGLVGAATAIPGQPGLVGAATAIPGQPGLVGAATGIPGQPGLVGAATGIPGQPGLVGAAAGIPGQPGQAAPQAPASAYAPGAEPHPGSGAEPQFREGAGRGAAPQGHTPLPFAVDPTAMPAAHDSAWFAAPLAPQAAYEGGYNPQYVEGLEPTPVMPPTGPDEDVPQQEQLPVPPAANGDGSDADSESDSDSGFDQVKFNEAAYEVFRSYLDEHSDFPTPEQVDIHLSDRHGIDHPRSSSMIRKLMPGLKLRYQRELENEHIA is encoded by the coding sequence GTGGCCGCGATGCAGCTGACTCGTACGCACCGGATACTCATCGGCGTCGTGGTCGCAGGAGCCGTGGTCATCGCGGGGATCGGTTTCGCCGGTTCGTACGCCGCGGTCCGCGCGCTCGCCCTGCAGAAGGGGTTCGGGAACTTCTCGCTGGTGTTCCCGATCGGCATCGACATGGGCATCTGCGTGCTGCTGGCGCTGGACCTGCTGCTGACGTGGATCCGGATCCCGTTCCCGCTGCTGCGCCAGACGGCGTGGCTGCTGACCGCGGCGACGATCGCGTTCAACGGCGCGGCGGCCTGGCCGGACCCGCTGGGTGTGGGCATGCACGCCGTCATCCCGATCCTGTTCGTGGTCACGGTGGAGGCGGCCCGGCACGCGGTGGGCCGGATCGCGGACATCACCGCGGACCGGCACATGGAGGGCGTGCGCATCACGCGCTGGCTGCTCTCCCCCCTCCCGACGTTCAAGCTGTGGCGCCGGATGAAGCTGTGGGAGCTGCGGTCGTACGAGCAGGCCGTCGGCATGGAGCAGGACCGGCTGATCTACCAGGCGCGGCTGCAGGCCCGGTACGGGCGGGCGTGGCGCCGCAAGGCCCCGGTGGACGCGCTGATGCCGCTCCGGCTGGCCCGGATCGGCGTCCCCCTCTCCCAGACGGCCCCGGAGGGCCTGGCGGCGGCGGGCATCGACCCGGCGCTGCTGCCCCCGGCGGCCGCGGCCATCGCGACGGGCGGGGCGATATCGACCCCGGCCTTGGCGGCGGGCTCGAGCGTGACGGGCATCCCGGGCCAGGCGGCCATACCGGGCCAGACCGGCCAGGCGGGCCTCGTCGGCGCAGCCGCCGGAATCCCCGGCCAGCCCGGCCAGCCCGGCCAGCCGGGCCTGGCCGCAGGCCAGCCGGGCCTCGTCGGCGCGGCCACGGCCATCCCCGGCCAGCCGGGCCTCGTCGGCGCGGCCACGGCCATCCCCGGCCAGCCGGGCCTCGTCGGCGCGGCCACGGGCATCCCCGGCCAGCCGGGCCTTGTCGGTGCGGCCACGGGCATCCCCGGCCAGCCGGGCCTTGTCGGTGCGGCCGCCGGAATCCCCGGCCAGCCGGGCCAGGCCGCGCCGCAGGCGCCGGCCTCCGCGTACGCCCCCGGGGCGGAGCCCCACCCGGGGTCTGGGGCGGAGCCCCAGTTTCGGGAAGGGGCGGGTAGGGGAGCAGCCCCGCAGGGCCACACCCCACTCCCCTTCGCGGTGGACCCGACGGCCATGCCCGCCGCCCACGACAGCGCCTGGTTCGCCGCCCCGCTGGCCCCGCAGGCCGCGTACGAGGGCGGGTACAACCCCCAGTACGTAGAGGGCCTGGAGCCGACCCCGGTCATGCCCCCGACCGGCCCGGACGAGGACGTTCCGCAGCAGGAGCAGCTCCCCGTACCGCCTGCCGCAAATGGCGATGGTTCCGACGCCGACTCCGAGTCCGATTCCGACTCCGGCTTCGACCAGGTCAAGTTCAACGAGGCGGCCTACGAGGTGTTCCGCTCGTACCTCGACGAGCACTCCGACTTCCCGACCCCGGAGCAGGTGGACATACACCTCTCGGACCGCCACGGGATCGACCACCCGCGCAGCTCCTCGATGATCCGCAAGCTCATGCCGGGCCTGAAGCTGCGCTACCAGCGCGAGCTGGAGAACGAGCACATCGCCTGA